Proteins encoded within one genomic window of Kibdelosporangium phytohabitans:
- a CDS encoding DUF2087 domain-containing protein, giving the protein MADDQLGEEYTCRVCGFRYDTPTWDGGSGSHDICLCCGTQFGYQDTVLDGVWSVRAKWAAEGHQWSSPEFRPPDWEPGTQLAQVPDRWADASVLAFKLSAPPLPAMRTSADPEAQRAEVLGRFLRDGRLTHFPATGREWTIVLEHIAAGFEPGVKYRRLEIDKLLKAWHGKPADLLSRLTDQGFVANDDQYYWRAER; this is encoded by the coding sequence ATGGCAGATGATCAACTTGGCGAGGAGTACACCTGCCGTGTCTGCGGATTCCGCTACGACACCCCGACCTGGGACGGCGGGTCCGGATCGCACGACATCTGCCTGTGCTGCGGCACCCAGTTCGGCTACCAGGACACCGTGCTCGACGGCGTGTGGAGCGTCCGCGCCAAGTGGGCCGCGGAGGGCCACCAGTGGTCCAGTCCCGAGTTCCGGCCACCCGACTGGGAACCGGGCACGCAACTCGCCCAGGTGCCGGACCGCTGGGCCGACGCCAGCGTCCTGGCGTTCAAGCTGTCCGCGCCGCCGCTGCCCGCCATGCGCACCTCGGCCGACCCGGAAGCGCAGCGCGCCGAAGTGCTGGGCCGGTTCCTGCGCGACGGGCGGCTGACGCACTTCCCGGCCACCGGTCGCGAGTGGACGATCGTGCTCGAGCACATCGCGGCCGGCTTCGAGCCGGGCGTCAAGTACCGCCGCCTCGAGATCGACAAGCTCCTCAAGGCCTGGCACGGCAAACCCGCGGACTTGTTGTCCAGGCTCACCGACCAGGGCTTCGTGGCCAACGACGACCAGTACTACTGGCGGGCCGAGCGTTAG
- a CDS encoding PA14 domain-containing protein: protein MTLIPDQPGREGVTSFATRANDWHARFTSSLSAQGMVTIGQYGFTPVGAAAVIPIVITKDGTQTVRYADLWPGVDVEYVVTSYAVKENIVLKDAKATPSVSFKIIGASPERTADGHLELGDQFTIAPPNLVLNTFGPVSDTSAYRQDFRDGVLTVSVRPDYLASLPKEAFPAVVDPPVYRSMFGNRAGGNYMAFKSDGYVCGSSVCNVYAGSLLDSNYNWRWWRGAFFSPYELFRDSRNQLISANVHLTQRTNAGFWTGTYDGHWFDIWHAGCLNFGCLGQWGGHGWFGTVGDVDATEIYRTRIQAGDFGAWLMVTGEEGAVSSYKNFDPDNTFVDFTYNTLPNTPGVVSPGVDNQVFVDPQVSFKAAPVSDPNGDAVQYLFRVTTGSDGETGTVVSSGNQPTPQWTIPDGILQDGTTYYLKVFAWDGYHYSTPSPVRPFRIDMRTGKDNTQTHDTLGPVTVDLATGNVSTSETSHSSAALGGSLGVSLDYNSPVRSRSGLIAEYWNLPANYGFGNGPPAGDPVLKRVDQNIDFDWAQGSPSSGTIGNDWFYVRWTGYFVPPVTGAYYFGANADDAGSIFVDNQPAGGGCYNSICYGSAVNLVAGQPVPLRVEYEEATWTAWHRLYVKGAVPEQVVPQSALQTGVRPVAQSNGLMGRYYSDDGSHNLDSTTKSQFLGRTDPLLAFNWGTGSPIAGGPGEFMTRWTGYVTAPATGTYYFGTEADDGSRIRINGTLVLDNWNACCAAAYGSGVPLTAGQSASVSVDHYDSGGPARMALYVKHDPAGAAQLVPTSWLTPKAQVLPDGWNLGIDPDGDLSYDRLVANQNSVILTDSTGDKHEYLFKDGGYKPPVNEDGQLVRNTDGTFTLQDTDGRTYVFDSTGVLTSVTNPLDDRKPAALRYTYEGSPSKIRQITDGVTPDRWAKVFYSGATECGTAPAGFDPQAPSGMLCAVQTNDGRTTTFHYKQALLARVQNPGADITDFQYDSLGRVIAIRDSLANDAIAAGVRAGNDETLTQLTYDVLGRAVEATQPAATAGAVRMKHRMEYLPGATQQHISGATEPFGFSRRVEYDALLRTTRDVDIANLAVTTEWDAAKDLQYSTTTPVGLKSTTIYDEDDRPTARYGQAPASWFAADRTPQAAHASKVPRADTRYDEGIQGPAVAWYSVRGSSFSGAPKLHTTGLDPAQPTWLGRDFRTTPPPFTPEQDAAGYGFSATGKVRFPGSGTYTFKLWHDDGARLWIDDNLVFDNWAHRSEGIAQNVSTGTFVAQAGKPYRFRYDYLHVGTAGGGELWTAGPGIQDTNNGLGTSRLSFLTPGYNLETSSTTYDSSIGNAVTTTSYGTTPELGLAKTKTLDGAGMNLTSTLGYETPGTGYLRQTTKTLPGGTTTTYTYYAAADQIDNPCTPAVESFRQGGQLKLKTDTDPDGAGPKTARSTETVYDDAGRVVATRVNQDAWTCTTYDQRGRVLTTAVPSFNGEAARTITNNWAVSGNPLVTSSDDSKGTISTTKDLLGRTASYSDTQGNWTGYGYDDLGRLVRLYGDMGEQGFTFDNFNRLVEQKFDNAVVARPYYDQYGQLDHVEYPAAGNLALSAIARDANGRTSGHTWRLNDATVVTDTVNRSQSGQVLTNITTAATHELWRTYGYDLAGRLTSVDIGPHTYRYGFGGSACGAGANPDSGKNSNRTSQVIDGVTTSFCYDHADRLIGSSDPLANGGDFDSHGNMTSVGSGPTPLRLCYDSSDRNWCLVQRTADGNGVAMYYDRDVQGRVIGRYKNTITNWNWAAAGDWYYGFTGSGDTPDLARDASWTIVEKNLTLPGGVLLTIKPTQAQQADRSTYSLPNIHGDILLTTNGTGANTSNGNGPAQSFTYDPFGNIITGSVAPANAPEGSYGWVGQHQKVSETNFALAPIQMGARVYLPTLGRFTQVDPVEGGVENNYVYPPDPINDFDLTGQFGVPGWAKKAWGAIGKYDKQIGIGLTVVAAGACVFSAGVGCAVAGAATAVIGGITATAAARRNGDSWGKAAVKGGVTTLLGLGKAPKHVRYFGPGRNYRSVFTALKKAPAKARFRGVVRGALINHVRGRYGDHVMSRW from the coding sequence ATGACGCTGATTCCGGACCAGCCTGGCCGGGAAGGCGTCACGTCGTTCGCCACACGCGCGAATGACTGGCACGCGCGTTTCACCTCCAGCCTGTCCGCGCAAGGAATGGTGACAATCGGGCAATACGGGTTCACGCCCGTGGGCGCGGCGGCCGTGATCCCGATCGTGATCACCAAAGACGGCACGCAGACGGTCAGATACGCGGACCTGTGGCCCGGTGTCGACGTCGAGTACGTCGTGACGTCGTACGCGGTGAAGGAGAACATCGTCCTGAAGGACGCCAAGGCGACGCCGTCGGTGTCCTTCAAGATCATCGGCGCGTCGCCGGAGCGCACCGCGGACGGGCACCTCGAACTCGGTGACCAGTTCACGATCGCGCCACCCAACCTCGTGCTCAACACCTTCGGCCCGGTCAGCGACACCTCCGCCTACCGCCAGGACTTCCGCGACGGCGTGCTGACGGTGTCAGTGCGGCCCGACTACCTGGCATCGCTGCCCAAGGAGGCGTTCCCGGCCGTGGTCGACCCGCCGGTCTACCGGAGCATGTTCGGCAACCGCGCCGGCGGGAACTACATGGCGTTCAAGAGCGACGGGTATGTCTGCGGTTCCAGCGTGTGCAACGTCTACGCGGGCTCGTTGCTCGACAGCAACTACAACTGGCGGTGGTGGCGCGGCGCGTTCTTCTCCCCGTACGAGTTGTTCCGCGACAGCAGGAACCAACTGATCTCGGCCAACGTGCACCTCACGCAACGCACCAACGCCGGATTCTGGACCGGGACCTATGACGGGCACTGGTTCGACATCTGGCACGCGGGTTGCCTGAACTTCGGCTGCCTCGGCCAATGGGGCGGTCACGGCTGGTTCGGGACGGTCGGCGACGTCGACGCCACCGAGATCTACCGCACCCGGATCCAGGCAGGCGACTTCGGCGCGTGGCTGATGGTCACCGGCGAGGAAGGGGCGGTCAGTTCGTACAAGAACTTCGACCCGGACAACACGTTCGTGGACTTCACCTACAACACGTTGCCGAACACGCCGGGCGTCGTCTCGCCGGGCGTGGACAACCAGGTCTTCGTCGATCCCCAGGTGAGCTTCAAGGCCGCGCCCGTGTCCGACCCGAACGGGGACGCGGTGCAGTACCTGTTCCGCGTCACGACCGGCAGCGACGGCGAGACCGGCACCGTGGTCAGTTCAGGCAACCAGCCGACTCCACAATGGACCATCCCGGACGGGATACTGCAGGACGGCACGACGTACTACCTGAAGGTCTTCGCGTGGGACGGATACCACTACAGCACACCGAGCCCGGTCCGGCCGTTCCGGATCGACATGCGGACGGGCAAGGACAACACCCAGACCCACGACACACTCGGGCCGGTCACCGTCGACCTGGCCACCGGCAACGTGTCCACCAGCGAGACGAGCCACTCCTCAGCCGCGCTCGGCGGCAGTCTGGGTGTCAGCCTCGACTACAACTCACCGGTGCGCTCCCGCTCCGGCCTGATCGCCGAGTACTGGAACCTGCCCGCGAACTACGGGTTCGGCAACGGACCGCCCGCGGGTGACCCGGTGCTCAAACGAGTCGACCAGAACATCGACTTCGACTGGGCGCAGGGCTCACCGTCCAGCGGCACGATCGGCAACGACTGGTTCTACGTGCGCTGGACCGGCTACTTCGTCCCTCCGGTCACCGGCGCCTACTACTTCGGCGCGAACGCGGACGACGCGGGCAGCATCTTCGTGGACAACCAGCCCGCCGGCGGCGGCTGTTACAACAGCATCTGCTACGGCTCCGCCGTCAACCTCGTCGCCGGGCAACCCGTTCCGCTCCGAGTCGAGTACGAGGAAGCGACGTGGACAGCCTGGCACCGGCTCTACGTGAAAGGCGCTGTCCCCGAACAGGTCGTGCCCCAGTCCGCCCTGCAGACCGGTGTACGTCCCGTCGCCCAGTCCAACGGCCTGATGGGGCGTTACTACTCCGACGACGGCTCGCACAACCTCGACTCCACGACCAAGAGCCAGTTCCTCGGCCGCACGGATCCGCTGCTGGCGTTCAACTGGGGGACCGGATCACCCATCGCGGGTGGCCCCGGCGAGTTCATGACGCGGTGGACCGGCTACGTCACCGCGCCGGCCACCGGGACCTACTACTTCGGCACGGAAGCCGACGACGGCAGTCGCATCCGGATCAACGGCACCCTCGTGCTGGACAACTGGAACGCCTGCTGCGCCGCGGCGTACGGCAGCGGTGTGCCGCTGACGGCCGGGCAGTCCGCGTCCGTCTCGGTCGACCACTACGACTCCGGTGGACCTGCCAGGATGGCGCTGTACGTCAAGCACGATCCGGCCGGTGCGGCACAGCTGGTCCCGACGTCGTGGTTGACACCGAAAGCGCAGGTGCTGCCGGACGGCTGGAACCTCGGCATCGACCCGGACGGTGATCTCAGCTACGACCGGCTCGTTGCCAACCAGAACAGCGTCATCTTGACCGACTCCACGGGTGACAAGCACGAGTACCTGTTCAAGGACGGCGGTTACAAGCCACCGGTCAACGAGGACGGTCAACTCGTCCGCAACACCGACGGGACGTTCACCCTCCAGGACACGGACGGCCGCACCTACGTGTTCGACAGCACGGGCGTGCTGACATCGGTGACCAACCCGCTCGACGACCGGAAGCCCGCGGCGCTGCGGTACACCTACGAAGGCAGCCCCTCGAAGATCCGGCAGATCACCGACGGCGTCACACCGGACAGGTGGGCCAAGGTGTTCTACAGCGGTGCCACCGAATGCGGCACGGCACCAGCCGGATTCGATCCGCAGGCGCCCAGCGGGATGCTGTGCGCGGTGCAGACCAACGACGGCAGAACCACCACGTTCCACTACAAACAGGCGCTACTGGCTCGTGTGCAGAACCCGGGCGCCGACATCACGGACTTCCAGTACGACAGCCTCGGCCGCGTCATCGCGATCCGTGACAGCCTGGCCAACGACGCCATCGCCGCAGGCGTGCGTGCGGGCAACGACGAGACGCTGACGCAGCTCACGTACGACGTCCTGGGGCGTGCGGTGGAAGCGACCCAACCGGCGGCCACCGCGGGCGCCGTGCGGATGAAACACAGGATGGAGTACCTGCCCGGCGCGACCCAGCAACACATCTCGGGCGCGACCGAACCGTTCGGGTTCAGCCGCCGGGTCGAGTACGACGCGCTGCTGCGCACCACCCGTGACGTGGACATCGCGAACCTCGCTGTCACCACCGAATGGGACGCCGCGAAGGACCTCCAGTACAGCACCACGACCCCGGTGGGCCTGAAGTCGACGACGATCTACGACGAGGACGATCGCCCGACCGCGCGGTACGGCCAAGCCCCGGCGAGCTGGTTCGCAGCGGACCGGACACCGCAAGCCGCGCACGCGAGCAAGGTCCCACGCGCCGACACCCGGTATGACGAAGGGATACAGGGGCCCGCGGTGGCCTGGTACAGCGTGCGCGGCTCGAGTTTCTCCGGTGCGCCCAAGCTGCACACGACCGGTCTCGATCCGGCTCAGCCGACGTGGCTGGGGCGTGACTTCCGCACCACGCCACCGCCGTTCACACCGGAGCAGGACGCGGCGGGCTACGGCTTCAGCGCGACCGGCAAAGTCCGGTTCCCCGGCAGCGGGACGTACACGTTCAAACTCTGGCACGACGACGGCGCCCGGCTGTGGATCGACGACAACCTGGTCTTCGACAACTGGGCACACCGCTCGGAGGGCATCGCGCAGAACGTCTCGACCGGCACGTTCGTCGCGCAGGCCGGGAAGCCCTACCGGTTCCGCTACGACTACCTGCACGTGGGCACGGCCGGTGGCGGTGAACTGTGGACAGCGGGACCGGGAATCCAGGACACCAACAACGGCCTCGGCACCAGCAGACTGTCGTTCCTGACACCGGGCTACAACCTGGAAACAAGTTCCACCACCTATGACAGCAGCATCGGCAACGCGGTGACCACCACGAGCTACGGCACCACACCCGAATTAGGTCTCGCGAAGACGAAGACGCTCGACGGTGCCGGAATGAACCTCACCAGCACCCTGGGCTACGAGACACCAGGAACGGGATATCTCCGCCAGACAACGAAAACACTGCCCGGCGGAACAACGACGACATACACCTACTACGCAGCGGCCGACCAGATCGACAACCCGTGCACGCCTGCCGTCGAGTCCTTCCGGCAAGGCGGGCAGCTCAAGCTGAAGACCGACACCGACCCGGACGGCGCCGGTCCCAAGACAGCCCGCTCGACTGAGACCGTCTACGACGACGCGGGCCGGGTCGTCGCGACACGCGTCAACCAGGACGCCTGGACCTGCACCACCTACGACCAACGCGGCCGCGTCCTGACCACGGCCGTGCCCAGCTTCAACGGCGAGGCCGCGAGGACCATCACCAACAACTGGGCGGTGTCCGGTAACCCACTTGTCACCAGCAGCGACGACAGCAAGGGAACCATCTCGACCACAAAGGACCTGCTGGGCCGTACCGCGAGCTACAGCGACACGCAGGGCAACTGGACCGGTTACGGCTACGACGATCTCGGCAGGCTGGTCCGCCTGTACGGCGACATGGGCGAGCAGGGATTCACGTTCGACAACTTCAACCGGCTCGTCGAGCAGAAGTTCGACAACGCGGTCGTCGCCCGGCCGTACTACGACCAGTACGGCCAACTCGACCACGTCGAGTACCCGGCTGCGGGAAACCTGGCTCTGTCAGCGATAGCCCGTGACGCCAACGGCCGCACCAGCGGACACACGTGGCGGCTCAACGACGCGACCGTGGTGACCGACACGGTCAACCGGTCCCAGTCAGGCCAGGTGCTCACGAACATCACCACGGCGGCAACCCATGAGCTGTGGCGGACCTATGGCTACGACCTCGCGGGCAGGTTGACCTCCGTGGACATCGGACCGCACACCTACCGGTACGGTTTCGGCGGCTCGGCATGTGGTGCGGGAGCGAATCCCGACAGCGGCAAGAACTCCAACCGCACCAGTCAGGTCATCGACGGAGTGACAACGAGTTTCTGCTACGACCACGCGGACCGGCTGATCGGCAGCAGCGACCCGTTGGCCAACGGCGGCGACTTCGACAGCCACGGCAACATGACGTCCGTCGGCAGCGGACCGACGCCGTTGAGACTGTGCTACGACTCCTCGGACCGCAACTGGTGCCTGGTACAACGAACCGCCGACGGCAACGGCGTGGCGATGTACTACGACAGAGACGTCCAAGGCCGGGTCATCGGCCGCTACAAGAACACCATCACGAACTGGAACTGGGCCGCCGCGGGGGACTGGTACTACGGATTCACCGGCAGCGGGGACACCCCGGACCTGGCCAGGGACGCGAGCTGGACGATCGTCGAGAAGAACCTCACGCTACCCGGCGGTGTCCTGCTCACCATCAAACCGACGCAGGCACAGCAGGCGGACCGTTCGACGTACTCGTTGCCGAACATCCACGGCGACATCCTGCTGACAACCAACGGAACCGGCGCAAACACCAGCAACGGCAACGGCCCGGCGCAGTCGTTCACGTACGACCCGTTCGGGAACATCATCACGGGCAGCGTGGCCCCGGCGAACGCGCCGGAAGGCAGTTACGGCTGGGTCGGTCAGCACCAGAAGGTGTCGGAGACGAACTTCGCGCTGGCACCGATCCAGATGGGTGCGCGGGTGTACCTGCCGACACTGGGCAGGTTCACGCAGGTGGATCCGGTGGAAGGCGGCGTGGAGAACAACTACGTGTACCCACCCGACCCGATCAACGACTTCGACCTCACGGGCCAGTTCGGCGTTCCCGGCTGGGCGAAGAAGGCGTGGGGTGCGATCGGGAAATATGACAAACAGATCGGTATCGGACTGACTGTTGTGGCGGCGGGTGCGTGTGTTTTCAGTGCGGGTGTTGGCTGTGCGGTTGCCGGGGCCGCCACGGCGGTGATCGGCGGCATCACAGCGACCGCCGCAGCGAGGCGCAATGGTGACAGCTGGGGGAAGGCGGCTGTCAAAGGTGGCGTGACCACGTTGCTCGGCCTGGGAAAGGCGCCAAAGCACGTGAGGTACTTCGGCCCAGGCCGGAACTACAGGTCCGTCTTCACCGCGTTGAAGAAGGCTCCCGCGAAGGCACGCTTCCGAGGCGTTGTCCGAGGCGCGCTGATAAACCATGTGCGAGGCAGGTACGGCGATCACGTGATGAGCAGGTGGTGA